The Acidisarcina polymorpha genome includes the window AGGTGGGGAGGAGTTGGCGGATGGACGAGACCTACATCAAGGTGAAGGGCGAGTGGAAGTATCTATACCGCGCCGTCGATAAGGCAGGCAAGACCGTCGATTTCTTGCTGCGGGCGCATCGCGACAAGGCCGCGGCACGCACGTTCTTTGAACAGGCGATCGAACGGAATGGCGCACCAGAAAAAGTAACCATCGATAAGAGTGGCTCGAATGTGGCGGCTTTGGAAACCATCAACGCCGAACGAGGGAAGCAGATCCTCGTGCGCCAGGCCAAGTATCTAAACAACATCGTTGAGCAAGACCATCGTGGGGTGAAACGTCGAACCAGACCGATGCTCGGCTTCAAGGATGTTCGCTGCGCTCGCATCCTTCTTTCCGGCATTGAACTCATGCGCATGATCAGCAAAGGACAAATGAAAACTGGCCGTAGCGGACAAATCCCTGCACAGCAGTTCTACTCCTTGGCAGCATAAGCAACCCAATCCTATTGGCCTTTCATCGTTCATGCATCCTTATTGCGACAGAACCTAGCCGGGTGCATCTCCAAGAGTGTAGCCGGTGAGGCACGGAAACTTATGCCTCACGCTCTCGGTAAAGGTTCACGAAATGATTTTTCTGATTTGGTCGGCGGTTAACTGCCAGTTTCCCGACATGGAATTGGCGATCTGTTGGCGGATCGGCTGAAAATTATCAAGCATACGACGTTGTTTGAAAGCGGTCATTTCAGTGTGGCTGTTCAAATAGTCCGGCAGCGTTTCTTT containing:
- a CDS encoding IS6 family transposase, which codes for MKQTMNPMVAKVLKRLHYPLDVILLCVRWYSAYPLSLRHLEEMMAERGTSVDHSTVHRWAIKLLPVLEKAFRRVKRKVGRSWRMDETYIKVKGEWKYLYRAVDKAGKTVDFLLRAHRDKAAARTFFEQAIERNGAPEKVTIDKSGSNVAALETINAERGKQILVRQAKYLNNIVEQDHRGVKRRTRPMLGFKDVRCARILLSGIELMRMISKGQMKTGRSGQIPAQQFYSLAA